The proteins below come from a single Gossypium raimondii isolate GPD5lz chromosome 2, ASM2569854v1, whole genome shotgun sequence genomic window:
- the LOC105787801 gene encoding F-box protein FBW2 isoform X2: MEEDGEFRCWDELIPDALGLIFNNLSLQEILTVIPRVCKSWQRAVSGPYCWQDIDIEQWSQQCRPETLDRMLQMLITRSSGSLRKLCVTGLPNGQSFSFIADNAKSLRTLRLPRSEINDSVVEQVAGRLSSVTFLDVSYCRNIGAPALEAIGKHCKLLMGLRRTMHPLEVVGKLSQDDEALAIATTMPKLKQLEVAYLLISTEGVVKILENCPELELLDVRGCWNVKLDENLVKKFSRLKVVGPLVVDYFGMKGWDDCSNYSGSSGYLAWDFVAGDVGIDYDDVISDVDWEDDQSIEDVEMRFYDGFDLENAAFDWPLSP, from the exons ATGGAAGAGGATGGTGAATTCAGGTGCTGGGATGAATTGATTCCAGATGCACTTGGGTTGATTTTCAATAATCTTTCACTCCAGGAGATACTCACTGTAATCCCAAGGGTGTGCAAATCATGGCAGAGAGCAGTTAGTGGACCTTATTGCTGGCAGGACATCGACATCGAACAATGGAGCCAACAATGCCGGCCCGAGACCCTTGATCGCATGCTTCAAATGCTGATTACTAGAAGTTCGGGTTCACTCCGCAAGCTCTGTGTTACTGGTCTCCCTAATGGCCAGAGTTTTTCATTCATTGCAGATAA TGCGAAATCTCTTCGGACTTTACGGCTGCCAAGAAGTGAAATAAATGATTCAGTAGTGGAACAGGTTGCTGGGAGGCTCTCTTCGGTGACTTTCTTGGATGTTAGTTACTGCAGGAATATTGGAGCTCCGGCACTTGAAGCAATAGGCAAGCACTGTAAGTTACTAATGGGATTGAGGAGAACAATGCACCCGTTAGAGGTAGTTGGCAAACTGTCTCAAGATGATGAGGCCCTTGCTATTGCTACCACAATGCCGAAGCTCAAGCAACTCGAGGTAGCATACTTGCTTATTAGCACAGAAGGTGTGGTTAAGATACTTGAAAACTGCCCTGAGCTTGAATTATTGGACGTGAGAGGATGTTGGAACGTGAAGCTGGATGAAAATCTTGTCAAGAAATTCTCACGGCTGAAGGTGGTCGGACCTCTCGTTGTGGATTATTTTGGGATGAAGGGCTGGGATGATTGTTCAAACTATTCAGGTTCCTCAGGTTACTTGGCCTGGGACTTTGTTGCTGGAGATGTCGGTATTGATTACGATGATGTGATATCAGATGTGGATTGGGAAGACGACCAAAGTATAGAAGATGTGGAAATGAGGTTCTACGACGGTTTTGACTTGGAAAATGCTGCGTTCGATTGGCCCCTCTCCCCTTGA
- the LOC105787802 gene encoding uncharacterized protein LOC105787802, with the protein MSIAFQNLLTPSSSLLNPYLKTPNSFLPITSPHLTFPSAVLHFRTRNFLSLSSRHPSSHSFIKAYDSGSSIATSSEQNPTFDSINLDSFLSAAELFCIFSSAVVSVVYVISDWKGVVLGGVWRRVMAWNVLGLVSGFAIGAWIRRRQWRRICVETAKAGGKRLNLVDRIEKLEEDLKSSVAIIRVLSRQLEKLGIRFRVTRKGLKQPIEETAALAQKNSEATRALAAQEEILEKELEEIQKVLLAMQEQQQKQLELILAIAKSGKLFEEKREPSQEKDMVEACKSTEEAKQMEVNQTRPLGTTRGSGNDRT; encoded by the exons ATGTCAATCGCGTTTCAAAACCTCCTTACCCCTTCATCTTCCCTTTTAAACCCTTATCTCAAAACCCCTAATTCTTTCCTTCCAATCACCTCCCCCCATCTCACCTTCCCCTCCGCTGTTCTACATTTCCGGACCCGAAATTTTCTCAGTCTCAGCTCCCGCCATCCTTCTTCCCATTCCTTTATCAAAGCCTACGACTCCGGTTCTTCAATTGCCACCTCATCAGAGCAAAACCCTACTTTTGATTCCATCAATTTAGATTCTTTTCTCTCAGCTGCTGAacttttttgcattttttcttCGGCTGTTGTTTCGGTTGTTTATGTCATTTCGGATTGGAAAGGTGTCGTTTTGGGTGGGGTTTGGAGGAGGGTTATGGCCTGGAATGTCTTAGGCTTGGTGAGTGGGTTTGCCATCGGGGCGTGGATTAGGAGGCGCCAGTGGCGGAGAATTTGTGTGGAAACAGCAAAGGCTGGTGGAAAAAGGTTGAATTTGGTTGACAGGATTGAGAAATTAGAGGAGGATTTAAAGAGTTCCGTTGCCATTATTCGTGTTTTGTCTAGGCAACTTGAGAAGTTGGGGATTCGATTTCGAGTAACAAGGAAAGGTTTGAAACAGCCTATTGAAGAG ACTGCAGCTTTGGCTCAAAAGAATTCCGAGGCTACTAGAGCGTTAGCAGCTCAGGAAGAAATCCTGGAGAAGGAGCTTGAGGAAATTCAGAAAGTTTTGCTGGCAATGCAG GagcaacaacaaaaacaacttGAGTTAATCCTTGCGATTGCAAAGTCGGGGAAGTTGTTTGAAGAGAAGCGGGAACCTAGTCAAGAGAAAGATATGGTTGAAGCATGTAAGTCAACTGAGGAGGCAAAACAAATGGAAGTCAACCAGACTCGACCTTTAGGTACAACTAGGGGATCTGGCAATGACAGAACATAA
- the LOC105787801 gene encoding F-box protein FBW2 isoform X1, which produces MPYFLQMEEDGEFRCWDELIPDALGLIFNNLSLQEILTVIPRVCKSWQRAVSGPYCWQDIDIEQWSQQCRPETLDRMLQMLITRSSGSLRKLCVTGLPNGQSFSFIADNAKSLRTLRLPRSEINDSVVEQVAGRLSSVTFLDVSYCRNIGAPALEAIGKHCKLLMGLRRTMHPLEVVGKLSQDDEALAIATTMPKLKQLEVAYLLISTEGVVKILENCPELELLDVRGCWNVKLDENLVKKFSRLKVVGPLVVDYFGMKGWDDCSNYSGSSGYLAWDFVAGDVGIDYDDVISDVDWEDDQSIEDVEMRFYDGFDLENAAFDWPLSP; this is translated from the exons atgccTTACTTTTTGCAGATGGAAGAGGATGGTGAATTCAGGTGCTGGGATGAATTGATTCCAGATGCACTTGGGTTGATTTTCAATAATCTTTCACTCCAGGAGATACTCACTGTAATCCCAAGGGTGTGCAAATCATGGCAGAGAGCAGTTAGTGGACCTTATTGCTGGCAGGACATCGACATCGAACAATGGAGCCAACAATGCCGGCCCGAGACCCTTGATCGCATGCTTCAAATGCTGATTACTAGAAGTTCGGGTTCACTCCGCAAGCTCTGTGTTACTGGTCTCCCTAATGGCCAGAGTTTTTCATTCATTGCAGATAA TGCGAAATCTCTTCGGACTTTACGGCTGCCAAGAAGTGAAATAAATGATTCAGTAGTGGAACAGGTTGCTGGGAGGCTCTCTTCGGTGACTTTCTTGGATGTTAGTTACTGCAGGAATATTGGAGCTCCGGCACTTGAAGCAATAGGCAAGCACTGTAAGTTACTAATGGGATTGAGGAGAACAATGCACCCGTTAGAGGTAGTTGGCAAACTGTCTCAAGATGATGAGGCCCTTGCTATTGCTACCACAATGCCGAAGCTCAAGCAACTCGAGGTAGCATACTTGCTTATTAGCACAGAAGGTGTGGTTAAGATACTTGAAAACTGCCCTGAGCTTGAATTATTGGACGTGAGAGGATGTTGGAACGTGAAGCTGGATGAAAATCTTGTCAAGAAATTCTCACGGCTGAAGGTGGTCGGACCTCTCGTTGTGGATTATTTTGGGATGAAGGGCTGGGATGATTGTTCAAACTATTCAGGTTCCTCAGGTTACTTGGCCTGGGACTTTGTTGCTGGAGATGTCGGTATTGATTACGATGATGTGATATCAGATGTGGATTGGGAAGACGACCAAAGTATAGAAGATGTGGAAATGAGGTTCTACGACGGTTTTGACTTGGAAAATGCTGCGTTCGATTGGCCCCTCTCCCCTTGA